Part of the Triticum urartu cultivar G1812 chromosome 2, Tu2.1, whole genome shotgun sequence genome, TCCCATGCTACTCTGCCTTGGCCTTCGGTTGCCACCTGGGCCTAATCACTGATCACGGCCTCACGTGCCCCTCACGCGTAATCATGCAACATCGTTCTACTCTACTCTACGAGTGTGCCTCCACCTCCGAGATCCATGATCCATCTACGTGGCTTGCAGTGTCCGGCCGGCTGATCCGCCGGCGTCATGGGGCGGCCCGATGCGCCATGCCAATGCCATTGAATGGGACTGGCAGGGGAGTAGGTTGCGACTGACGGGGCCGAGCACGAGCACGTACCCCGGCCGGCCATGACATGCCATGCCATGTACTAGTAGTTTTTGCCTCGCAGGCAAAGCGCACGGCGCATGTGTACCGGCACTCTCCCCTGATCTCTGCCAAGGCCAATAAATGCCATCGCCGGGGACAGGAGTCCCATGGCCGGCGTGTGGCCCTCGTCCGTCCCAGAGCGCATGCTTTGCTGCAGCATCTCGTGCGTTTGGAGCTCTTCGTTTGGCTGGCTAGCATGGAACGGGGATGCGGCCGCGCGTGCTGCACCATCTCGGTCTGCTGGGTCTTCCGGATCGGACAATTTAGGGCTGAACCTCTCGTGTGTTTTTAAGCGTGAAGCCGATCCCAAGACCTGTTGCTAGCACAGCCGATCGAGCTCAACCGGGCCGGCATGGCTTATGCCGGCAATGGCAACAACAGTAGCCGGTTTCATCCACGATCGGAGAGGATGGGGCCGCATCGGCTCGCCCAGCGGAACCACATGATCCGCATCTGCCATCTGCACAGGCAGGCAGGCCGCCGATCCAATACGTCCAAACCGCCCCAGCTGTATTTGATCACGCCATGAAACCTAGCCCCTTGAGAGGCTGAGCCCCAAGCCGGCCGGCAAGTAGGCCAAGGGCTCTGGAAGTAGGCGATCCTTCTCCGTGGCAGCGCCAAGGTCCTCGCCATTAAAGATACCAACGCAACACGCATGTGTGTGACAGAAACCGTCCCAGTGCAATGCATCACGATCACATGCCCGATCGCATCGCAATCGCTCGGCCTCTGCATGGCTCCCCTGAGCCGGCACGGGGGAGAGGAGCCGGAGGAGGTATCGGTACGGTACGGAGAGCTCACCCACGTACCCTGTCGTGCTCCTTGTCTCGTAGCCATGGTCTGCCTGCCCCCTCTGCCACCGGCCAGCTGTACCCCCCCTCTCATCACTCATGGCTAGCCAGCTACGCGCACTTGGCGCCCATGCACAGCCGCGGGCACGTCCTTCCTTGTCCTGCCGCGCCTGCCTCTCCTCGTGTACGTGTATCCGGTGGTGGCCTCCACTGTGCCTGTGCGCCATTCATGGTGACATGGGGAGACCATGCACTGTTAGGAACATCACCTCGGCTCAGTGCACCGGTGCAATGCATTAATGTTAGCGACGCGCAGTGCTGGAATATGGTGTAGGTTTCCTTGAGGTTGATACAGGGAGGTCTTGTTACACAGTGAGTGGATGGTTAAACTGGACATCTGACGTGACTTTTGATGCTTAACATCGATGCTCACAGCATCTTTCATTGCTGAACGGAACCGTTGTTCATGCATTCATTATGTTCGATTTTGTAGTAGAAAGTGAAATGAAAAACACGATGGGAAGCACTGTTTGTCTGTAATCGAGCAGCGCTTGACCAGAGCAAATGCGCAAGCCTGGATATTTTCTCGGTAGGTGTGGCCATCTTGAAAGCTACTACTGCTACATGCAGCAACGCTGGGCTGACACAGAGGTAATGAGGCCACAAACATAAAAGATTTGATATCTCGATAAGGTGAAGAGCGACGCCATCACCTGCAGAATTTTGACCAGCTTCCCTCTTCCAGTAGGAGGTCCCTTCTGTTCTCCTGCATAAATGAATCCTGGCATAGTGCCAATGCAACAGTACCTGCACAGCGCAGGCTCGCCGGCCAGCAGTCCACATATTGGTCACCACATCACCGACCTGACCGGACATAGTACGAGCAACAGCGACATTTGCTACCCGGCCAGCTATGGCTCCGAGTCCCGATGGGCATCGCCCTTGCCCCTCTTCTGGTAGTAGTACGTACGTTGTTGGACCATCTTCATCTTTACCTTCCGTGCAGTGAAAGCGAAATTAGAAGTAGGCCTTATGCACATTTTGTTTCAGGAATTCAACTGGCTTCGAGGAACTTTTTTACACAGCTCGATCCATGAACTTAATTATTCCCGTGATTATTAGTAGTTGTTGCAGGTTCGTTCTAATTACTTTGCAAGTTTCTGATGGTTCGTTCATGTGTGGCGTGCAGGCAAAGGGGGCGGACGTGAACGGGAAGGTGTTCCGTGGGTACCCGGCGACGGCAGCGGCGCGGGAGGGGCGCGCGGAGGTGGCGGAGCTGCTGGTGCGGGCCGGTGCGTCGCAGCCGGCCTGCGAGGAGGCCATCGTGGAGGCGGCGCTGCAGGGGCAGGCTGCCCTGGCGGCCATCTTCATGCGCTCCGACCTCGTCCGCCCGCGCGTCGCCGTGCACGCGCTCGTGTCTGCTGCTACTCGCGGCTTCGTCGACGTGGTCGACACGCTCGTCAAGGTATGCCCAGATGTTACATTTCTTTTCTTCTATCTTCTGGGCTTTTACCTGCGGCTTCGACTACATGGGCCCAAGTATTACATGGCTTCTGGCAAAACGGTTTAGCACCAACATATGGGCTTGGGCTTCAACTGCTAGCGAAGTGTTGTCGTAGGGCTCAGGGCTGGGACGGCGTGGGCGCCGCGCGACGAGCCGCAGCATGGGGCGTCGTAGtctttagtcccacctcgctactTTAGAGAAACTGTGACCGGTTTATAAGGCGAAGGGTAGCACACACCACCGTGTTCGTAAAAAGGAGAGACGGTTGGCATCTCCCCTGACAGGGACGGGAACGGCCTTCGGGCTTTCCTCTAGCACACTGCGGTTAAGGCTACCCGCTTCGGCGGATCTAACCCAATTTTTTTTTGCCGATTTATTTGTTTTTTAGAAAACAATTTGAATAAGATGTTTTTTAAAGTTTTCTACCCATGATTTTTTAACTAACTACTACTACAATGTTCTCGAATATCATCTGATTCTCTCGTTGCAGTGTGGGGCTGATCCAAACGCGACCTCCCGGGTGCTTCTGCGTTCTCTCAAGCCATCACTGCACCTCAACGTCGACTGCACAGCGCTCTTTGCCGCGATCGTGAGCCGGCAAGTCGCCGTGGTTCGTCAGCTACTTCAGGTGTGCACCGCTACATCCACAATCTCTTTTCGCTGTCGCTGCATTTGAGTTTTGACACCATTCTGCGCGTCTTCTCCAGGCTGGTGTGAAGAGGGACACCAAGGTGAGGCTTGGAGCGTGGTCCTGGGACGCGGCCACCGGGGAAGAGCTGCGCGTCGGCGCGGGTCTCGCGGAGCCCTACGATGCGGCCTGGTGCGCCGTGGAGTACTACGAGTCCACCGGCTCCATCCTCCGCATGCTCCTGCAGAACGGGTACTCGTCGGGCGCCACGCACCTTGGCCGGACGCTGCTCCACCACGCCATCCTCTGCGGCAGCGTCGGCGCCGTCGAGACGCTGCTGGCTTCTGGCGCGGAATGCGAAGCTCCCGTGAGGACGTCCCGCAGCGGCAGGTTCAGGCCTGTTCACTTGGCCGCGCGCCTCGGCCAGCCGGAGATCCTGCAGACGCTCACGGACAAGGGCTGCGACGTCAACGCCAGGGCTGAGGCTGGCGATGTCGCCATCATCCTGGCTGCGCGCCACAAGCAAGAGGACTGCCTCAGGGTTCTCGTGTCAGCCGGAGCGGACGTCGCGCTGTTGAACTTGGCAGGCGAGTCCGCGGCTTCCGTCGCCTCTTCGGGCGGCTGGAAGGCGGGCTTCGAACGCGCCGTTCTTGGCGCGATTCGGTCCGGAACCATCCCTCTGTCCAGCGATCGGCACGTGTTCTCGCCCATGATGTTCACGGCACGATGCGGCGATGCCGCCGCGCTGGAGGTGCTGCTCGCCCAGCCCGGCGTGGACGTGGACGAGCAGGACGCTGACGGGTGCTCGCCCATAATGGCCGCCGCCAAGGAGGGCAACGTTGACGCCTTCCGCGCCCTCGTCTTCGCCGGCGCCAACGTGAGGCTGTGCAACAAGCGTGGCGAGACGGCTATCGGGCTCGCGCAGCAGAGCAAGAAGAGGGACCTCTTCGAGCAGGTCATGCTGGAGTTCGCGCTGGAGAAGGGCATGCCGGCAGGCGGGTTCTACGCCCTGCACTGCGCGTCCCGGCGCGGCGACAGCGCGGCCGTGCATCACCTGGCGAGCACGGGCTACGACGTCAACATGCCGGACGGCGACGGCTACACTCCGCTCATGCTGGCCGCGAGAGAAGGCCATGCAACCGTGTGCGAGCTCCTGATCTCCCATGGCGCCCGGTGCGACATCCAGACCCCGCGGGGCGAGACGGCGCTCTCCCTCGCGCGGTCGGCTTTGGCCACCGCGGCGTTCAACAAGGCCGAGGACGTGATCATGGACGAGCTGGGCCGGCAGCTGGTGCTGGCGGGCGCGCGCGTCGTCAAGCACACCAAGGGCGGGCGCGGGAGGCCGCACGGCAAGTCGCTGCGGATGGTCGCCGCCGCCGGCGTGCTCCGGTGGGGCGGGTCGAGCCGGCGCAACGTGATGTGCGTGGAGGCCGAGGTCGGGGGCAGCTCGGCGTTCCAGCGGCACCGGCAGAGGAAGGGCCGCCGAGGGGACGACGCGTACGCGCCGGGGCTGTTCCGCGTGGTCACGGCGACGGGGAAGGAGGTGCACTTCGTGTGCCAGggcggggaggaggcggcggagctgtGGGTGCGGGGCATCAGGGCGCTCACTAGGGCGGTGTTCGGCAAGCGGGGGAACTAGGTAGCGGCATGGCCTTCGCTCCGTGTAGGCTTTGGCTTTGGTAGCTTGCAGCAAGCGTGCCTGACGTGCCTGTAAAGAGTAGGGGACATTAGAGCAGCGAGTTGATGCGTGGAGTTTGGGGTGTGCTGGCCTTCTGCTCGAAGGCTTTGCCGGGTTGCCATGATGTTTTTGGTTCAGGGCCTGTAGTTTGTACAGCTTTGGTGTATGTTTTTGGCCAAGTTGCTTTGGCTATGCTTGTAGTTGGCTTTCACTCTCACTATCTTCGAGAAGTTCGCCCTTTCATCACGCCTATGGCTCTATTCTTGATTCTTCTCTTCCCCAGTTTTTGCACACACAAAAAAATAATACCGAATGCCGTTTCTTAGCAGAAGTGATCTATTGCTCAAGATTATGCGACCTGGAGGAAATCGACACGACTTATGATAATGTAAAAAATGATCTTACATTTTGGAATATATTTTGAGACGGAAGTAGTTGTGGTTGGAAAAGAGGTCAATGTTGGCTCCAGGTCGAAGAATTGACCAAGTTCATCAAGTCGAGAAAGGGCTAGGAAAGGGTTTAAATGATCTTATATTTtgattttgggatggagggagtagcattTTAGTCCACGAAAACATACCAAAAGCGACCTATTGATCAAGATTATGTGGGTAATCACAGCTAGTAACAGATAAGACTCCGACAGACGGCCAGGCATAGTACAACGGCTGAACAGGAGAAACCATAATGGGCACACTAAATCAGTTTTCATTCTCAAGTATCAATTCGTGGCTACCTACACCATAATCAAAGTTGCATCACCAACACCTGCCAGCTTGTCCTGGCTATCACATTGTTTTGAATTGCTAACAATATGGCTACAATGCCACAAGGTAAAACTATTATCTTTGATATGGCTGCGGCACCTCAGTGGCTCAACATCACTGGCATCGAAGTTGTGTAAGGTAAACGAAGGAAGGAACATCAGCTAGATGGACAGGTTCAGCTTCCAGAGATTTCCTTCTCCTTGGCCTTGCACATATCATCTGCCGACTTGATGAACTTCTTGGTCAATTCTTCGACCTGGAGGAAACATAATGTGTAAGATATTTACTACCACACAACATATTCCCTTTGAGAACATTGTTCAGTACTCACTTCTTTCTCGAGTCGCTTTATATCATCCTTTGGCATGCTAGATGAAGATTTCTTTATTGTATCAAGTGCCTGGAAACACAAGGGAAATGCATATATATAATGTAATAATACGAAAGGGCATAAGAGAATCGAAATTGAATCCTAATATTTCAGAGAAACATGAGTAGTCGTGAGGATCAAATGCTAGGACAAGCCGTATATTCAGAAAATACTACAGCATGACAGTGAACATTATACACAAGGAAAACTGTAGAGTAAGAATACAATTATATAGATCAATTTAGTAGTCTTCAGCACCGTTCCCTTCATGAGGTCATAATACTGTCGCATGGTTTTCTAATTCTAACTCTTATAATAGGCCAGAGGACAAGTGGAGTAAGCGCACCCTCTTTCAACAGATATCATATGAGAAATACTACATCATAAAATTCATAGCTCTCTCCTAAATGCAAGTCCCAAAAGAAAACATATACCCGGTGACAATTGCCTGAATGAACCATACAGTGACACTACAAATATCCAACTAAGCCTTCAAAACATCGATCATCATAAATTGAAGAAACGAGAGTAATGTAAAATTACCTTTTGGCGTGCTCTTCTAATACTTTGCTTGAAATCCTCAGCAGATTTAGTAACAACCTTACACATTGCCTATATTCAAGACCAGAAAATTCATTAGTAGTTTCAAGAATAAAAGTGAGATTTAAGCTTAGTTAATCTTACCTGCATAGTCTCTTTCGTCAATCTGCACAGGGACAAATTAAATTAGAAGGCGCAAACAAATTTAAGACCAGAAAGTGCATGTAGTAAAAAAGATGATAAATATGAGTGCAACTTATCGCAAGTTTGTGGACAGTAGTGGACCTagaaagtactccctccgttcacaaatataagatgtttggatatttcaatatggactacatactgACTGAAATGAGCAAACAAATACACTAAaacatgtctatatacatccgattcacaaaaaagttagaacatattatatttgtgaatggagggagtaacTCTTAAATCACTTACAGGTAAGCACAGACCTACGATAAACAATAACAGTAACATTACAATTTACACTTACGGAGGTACAGCTGCAATAATCCTACTGCCGTCAGGGGTTGGATTGATGCCCAATGGAGATGAAGCGATTGCATTCTCAATAGACTTCATTGTCTGTACAACAATTGGTTAGAATCAGTCACAAGAAGTTTAAGAAGTTAAAATCATTGTGCTAAATAACATTTGTAGGGCCTGCAGTAGCATTAGTGGGCACCATTTCTTCGACGCAGAATTCATAGTATATCGCTTGCCAGACCGCTACATCACTAGAGCATATGTCTATTTTTCCCCCACGCGTCGCAGTGACTATCTTGTCATGCTAATAACTTATAGGGATAAGTATATTTTTCATCCCTGAACTCTAGCAAAAGTTCAGAAATCGTCCCTCAACTCCAAAACCACCAAAACTCAGTCCCTCAACTAATTAAACTGGATACTTTTCATCCCTGGTAACGCTTAAGGTGGTTATAGTATGACATGGACCCTGGTTTCGACTAAAATGGGCCATGTAGCCTGGTTTTGACTACTAGCGGGCACCCTGCCGGCTCGCTCTCTCTCATTTTTTGATCCCCTTT contains:
- the LOC125538811 gene encoding ankyrin-3; the encoded protein is MAVLLRPAAIAGGRQVWPVAEEQADAAAAASQRLVEAVARGDSREAGELLASGRADVNYAGVVWLDARRVAEAALREGAAAELRASREEIRADVSPLFLAAGNGDVALVRALLAKGADVNGKVFRGYPATAAAREGRAEVAELLVRAGASQPACEEAIVEAALQGQAALAAIFMRSDLVRPRVAVHALVSAATRGFVDVVDTLVKCGADPNATSRVLLRSLKPSLHLNVDCTALFAAIVSRQVAVVRQLLQAGVKRDTKVRLGAWSWDAATGEELRVGAGLAEPYDAAWCAVEYYESTGSILRMLLQNGYSSGATHLGRTLLHHAILCGSVGAVETLLASGAECEAPVRTSRSGRFRPVHLAARLGQPEILQTLTDKGCDVNARAEAGDVAIILAARHKQEDCLRVLVSAGADVALLNLAGESAASVASSGGWKAGFERAVLGAIRSGTIPLSSDRHVFSPMMFTARCGDAAALEVLLAQPGVDVDEQDADGCSPIMAAAKEGNVDAFRALVFAGANVRLCNKRGETAIGLAQQSKKRDLFEQVMLEFALEKGMPAGGFYALHCASRRGDSAAVHHLASTGYDVNMPDGDGYTPLMLAAREGHATVCELLISHGARCDIQTPRGETALSLARSALATAAFNKAEDVIMDELGRQLVLAGARVVKHTKGGRGRPHGKSLRMVAAAGVLRWGGSSRRNVMCVEAEVGGSSAFQRHRQRKGRRGDDAYAPGLFRVVTATGKEVHFVCQGGEEAAELWVRGIRALTRAVFGKRGN